From a region of the Gossypium raimondii isolate GPD5lz chromosome 10, ASM2569854v1, whole genome shotgun sequence genome:
- the LOC105775506 gene encoding uncharacterized protein LOC105775506, translating to MQKYTLPEVLIDNGSALNVLLLSTLNRLPVDSSHMKTCQNIVRAFDGIERRVMGRIEIPLMIDPTTYEVDFLVMDIKPSYNCLLGRPWIHSARVVPSSLHQKVKLVSESRLVTISAEEDIIATVTSDAPYVETNDEAVECSFRSLEFLNATFIAEGNKILDMPRLSTSIVVHRLPIKEDCKLVQQKLRRMRPDIVLKIKEEVKKQFDVGFLQEVKYSEWVANIVLVPKKDGKVRMCVDYRVLNKASPKDNFLLPHIDTLVDNTLTEKYDPVFRLLKKHNPVE from the exons ATGCAAAAGTACACACTGCCGGAGgttttgattgataatggatcagCACTGAACGTATTGCTTTTATCCACTCTCAATCGACTACCTGTGGACAGTTCGCATATGAAAACATGCCAGAatatagtaagggcatttgatggaatAGAAAGGAGGGTTATGGGAAGAATTGAAATACCATTAATGATTGACCCAACTACTTATGAGGTGGACTTCCTGGTAATGGATATTAAGCCTTCCTACAACTGTTTATTGGGGAGACCGTGGATACACTCGGCAAGGGTAGTACCTTCATCGCTACATCAGAAGGTGAAGTTAGTATCAGAAAGTCGATTGGTAACAATAAGTGCGGAAGAGGATATCATCGCGACGGTAACTAGTGATGCACCTTATGTGGAGACCAATGATGAGGCAGTTGAATGCTCTTTTCGGTCCTTAGAGTTTTTGAACGCAACGTTTATTGCTGAAGGAAACAAAATTTTG gatatgcccaggCTAAGTACTAGCATTGTGGTGCATCGTCTTCCTATAAAAGAAGATTGTAAACtagttcagcagaagctcagGAGAATGAGACCCGATATcgtgctaaaaataaaagaagaagtcaaaaaGCAGTTCGATGTCGGATTCTTACAAGAGGTCAAatattcagaatgggtagcaAACATCGTTCTTGTTCCTAAAAAGGATGGGAAGgtacgaatgtgcgtggattacagGGTCTTGAACAAGGCTAGTCCAAAAGACAATTTTCTGTTGCCTCACATTGATACTTTGGTAGATAATACG CTGACTGAGAAATATGATCCAGTGTTccgtcttctgaagaaacataatccagtTGAATGA
- the LOC128033978 gene encoding uncharacterized protein LOC128033978, with amino-acid sequence MARWQILLSEFDIVYVSQKAIKGSAIADFLASRALEDYECLNFDFPNEDLMYVANTEENPQIGHIWKLNFNGTSNVMEYEACIMGIRAAIEHKIKVLKVYGDSALFDDISFCYLPRDEKQMADALVTLASMIQVNRLEVMKPIQMSIYETPAHCYSIEEEGKDDHPWYQSIL; translated from the exons atggctagatggcagatTCTGctttctgaatttgacatagtatatgtaagtcaaAAGGCCATAAAGGGAAGTGCAATAGCTGATTTTCTAGCCAGTAGAGCCTTGGAGGACTATGAGTGTTTGAACTTCGATTTTCCAAATgaggatttgatgtatgtggcaaacaCTGAAGAAAATCCCCAAATTGGTCACATATGGAAGCTAAATTTTAATGGAACTTCAAATGTTATgg aatatgaagcatgtattatgggCATTCGTGCAGCTATTGAACATAAAATCAAAGTGCTAAAAGTATATGGGGATtccgcattg TTTGACGACATTTCTTTCTGTTACCTCCCACGAGACGAAAAGCAGATGGCTGATGCGTTAGTTACTCTAGCTTCGATGATTCAAGTGAACAGGTTAGAGGTCATGAAGCCTATTCAGATGAGCATCTATGAGACTCCGGCTCATTGTTACAGTATTGAGGAGGAGGGAAAGGATGATCATCCTTGGTATCAGAGTATCCTATAA